ctatagataaatatatatatctatatatatgtatacatatatataaatatgtattaatgtatGTGTACACATGCTTACATGCATATAAAGTATATAAGTATGTATGTGCTTGTACACATCTGGTACATatctgtgtttgggtgtgtgtatgtgcacatatgtattatatgtgtgtatctctacacacgcacacacatataaatacatatatgcatgcatgcatgtgtacaaATCTagtatatatgcatgtattcGTGTGTACATATCTAGAGTATAAGCATGTATGCCTGTGTATACATCTTGTGTTTAATCATGTATGCATGTGGACACATAtagtgtatatgcatgtatgcgtCTGTACACTTTTGGTACATATTCGTGCATGTGAGTGTACAAACCTGGTACACGAGCACGTATGCGTGTTTACACATGtagtgcatatatatatatatatatatatatacacacacacacactcacacacacagacatatatatatacacacacacatatacttaaatatatatatacatacatatacacatatatatacatacatatatacatatatatatatacacatatatgcacatgcTTATGTACTAGATGTGTTCACATGCATACAAACTCATATACTTtaaacacatatatgtatgtgtgcatgcagtaTATTTGCACGTATGCCTCGGTATATTTCTACTATACAagcgtgtatgtgtatatatatatatatatatacaaatacatttatatcaatcaatcaattgaaCTGTGCATTTCCCAGAACATGAAAATTCCCTAATATGTAGAGACCTCaattattcaaaattaaacacCATGGAACTGAACTTGAAATAAcccaatacattttttaagtcattataataagaagataataataataataaataatagtaataatctttatttatagagcacttttGTAAACTCATATTACAAAAGCGCTTCACACAAAGCAACAACTTCAAATCAATTAGATGATAAAAGCAATTTCCGTATAGAGtaataagcaaataaaacaaataaaaccaattaCAGTGTCGCCACCAAAAGAGCActtgaacaaagaaaaaaaaaataaaacagtaaatcaatcaataaatcaataaagcTCTCTGATAAAAGTATTAAGTTTTAAGAAGAGTTTTAAAACAGGTCAGTGATTCTGCTGACCGAATTTCCTCAGGCAGCTTGTTCCATAGCTTCAGGGCTCTGACTGCGAATGCTCTGTCACCTCtagtttttaaatatacagataCATAATGTACACTGAGGTTAtagcgttttgtttttttttaaatttcaccgTCCTTTtacaaaaatctgtttcaaTTTCACACCATTTTTCTAATTGCACTTTTCATCACAAGCTTTTGTGCGTCAATGAAGATAAATAGGGCAGAGCCAGCTGTGTTACGGGCTGCAGCGTCTGTCTGAAAGAGCTATAATGGTGATTGAAAACTTTGGGCCTTCACTCAGACCTTGcaacagaatttttaaaactttcacaCCAAAGCTAAGAAAACCCTTAAAGAATGCATTCAGGGCTATACttaactattatttttattacaagtTAGTCgtttgtatataaaatgtccATAACATTTGTCAATTTGACAGAAAGTCCAAGTCCTACAGGTTTTCAGTTAATAATTGcctaagacaaagaaaagcaggaaaaccaCAGCTTAACTAAGAACTTCTGACcgagaaatgtttatttttgttcgaaaatctgttatttttctgttgaactGATTGCAGTTAGAGCTGATTTGATCATTCGCAGAGGACAAATCATACCAGATTTGAAATTTTCTCATAGCcatgttaattttgttttgcagaGTTATGCGTATCTTGGGAATTAATCAAAATTCAGCTGAGAGTGACACGCATGCAAATCGATCACAGACACTGTACTGTGGGAATACATTTTTGAGTTAGAGCCATATAAATAACTGCTAAGAACCAGTTTGAAAAATCTGTACGGATTCTTTCCAAACACCTAAAGAGAAGACAAACAATCACagttccttattttttttattaacacatATCAACATGTCCATTTAAAGGACTAAGTAGCAAATATGTTCTCTTCTGCATTCGACTGAACGCAAAAGGCTAATTTCTGTACATTCACTAAGGCTCTGTCTTTAGGGAAAACACAGGTTTCCATAAGGCAAACAATATCTAAAAGGAATGACATTAAGTACTTTATCCAGCATGTCAATTTATATTTCAGTTCTTCCTGACAGTGAGAAAGATGCAAGCTAGGAGCGTAATCTGCTTTGTCAATCCAATTCATATTTTACAACCTAAATACACAGTAAAGGGAAAAGgcaagtataaaataaaattagttcACGTTatcaaaatgtgtcattttagaGAGTTTTCTTGTGTAAGGTAAGTTGGTGTATCAGCAGTGAAAGTCTGGAATGTCGCTGCTGCATCACTGAACCAGTtctgaattaagaaaaaaaatgatttagtgTAGTCTGAACATGTACATAAATCTTAgtatgaatatgtaaatgtaaatataaataaatatacatgaCAGCCACATTTCTTTATCAACTGGTATTGTTCTAGCCCATTACAAGCCTTGCTTTTCTGCAAAGTCACATCTGGCAGTATCATGTCACTTTATTTAACAGCATTCAAACACAAggagaaaaattcaaatgatttaaaactcATTTGTTATTCTCTCTGCTTAAAGTTGCTGCATAAGACAGTCGTGCAATGGGGGAACAGCGGTTTATAAAAGCTgcaatggaaaatatttttcaaaatgcatgAGCAGATGCCAACGAAAATCTCATTGGTAGATGTATCTCTTAAATGTTTGCCCGAATTATGTATCTCACTAGGtcacaagatgtttttttttttttttaaaaatccaaaaatttaactaaacttcaaattaaaaaattctgCACTATGGACTAAATGTGATTATATGCAGAAAATTCTGTCACGTTCCACGAGGCATGTGGATAAGAtgagacaaataaaatgtagcTGTGCAGTTTAAGGTGATGTTCTTCTCCCATATAAAGACTGGCAGGTACTGGAAACTCAATCTGTACAGTTACTAAACACCAACAAGTAAAGGGGCAGATAATGCATAGCTTTTCCCTACATGCTGTCCTCACACAATGTTCacaaactcattaaaaaaaaaaaaaaaaaaaacactgattacacCCCCTGTGCTCCAACACACACCCGAGTGAGGCAGCATATTTATTCCATTTTCACCAACGTTGCAAAACAGCAGCTTACACTTACAGAAGTGCCCTCACACATCCAGAGCTGCTCCACTTTACGATGAAGGCTGCTTACACCTTCCAATTCAGAAACCTGACCTCGGTTTCAGTCCAGACAGACATATGGCAGTATGTTCAACCTGTTCTCATCTCCATGCGGGTCTAAGGAGATGCACTCCGTCCAATCATACCAGTTACCCTTTGTGTCATAGCAGCCGTTAACCCCGGGCCAGTGTTGTGCATGTAATCTGCTGAGGTCTTCATTGTTGACCTCTCTGCTAACCCCTGGTAAATCCTTGGCTGGTCGTTCTGGTGCCAATACGTGGGTTTTCTTGGTGTCTTTACTTCGGTGTTCCTCTTTTTTCAAGAACTCCGTCATGAAAAAATGTGCACCGGGAGTGTTGGCGCCTGACGATGTCAGCACGTTGCTTTGCTGGCTAAGGTACGATTGGATGATTTCGCTCCTCGACAGCTCTTTCCAGTCTGTCTGCTGGAAAGGACTGGGAGGAACTGGTGGGTTCTGCTTCGGCTTCGGCTGTTCTGACCACTGAGGTTCAGGTCTGTGCCCCAGTCTGACCTCCCCCTCCTGGCAAGACTCCTTATAGAAGGAAGGTTTGATTTGCCCTGTTGCAGGGTCAAATGTCAGTCTTCTATCTTTTAACCTGACTGGTTTAGTGCTGTCTTCTACAGTCTGTCCATCTAAATTTACTACATAGTCTTTAGGCctatatttctgtcttttccttttccctgtATTGCTAACAGCACCCTCATCTTCCAAACTGACCCTGTCACTGCAGGAAGAGGCAGTTGAGTTGTGAAGAGACGTATTGGAAGGCCTGCTTTGAGAGTTTAAATCTGCAGACCACGAACCGTCAGTGTGCAAACcctgaacacaaacatttatagGCTGAGGAGAAGGCCCCAGCCCAGAGTTTTCCACAGACCCAGGCCTCACAGTGGGGCTAGAAAGACTAACCCCACTCTGTGCTTGTGGTGCAGTTTGTTTGACAACAGCTTCCTGCTTTGGAGTTTGAGGACTGTGCAAGGAACAGCGAGGGCTTCTGGGTCGACACTGCCCACCAGAGGCAGCTTGCTCCTGTCTGGCTTGCTGCTGTAGAACTGATGCTTTTAGCAAAGAGGAAGTGCTAAGAGGCTTGCTGAATCCCTGGGCACTTGGATGAGGTTTTACAGCGTTGACAGGGATTTTATTTAGCCTGTCATTGTCCAAAGGCTCAGAAACCTCCTTGTCTAAAGGCTGATGTGCATGAGAATCTGTAAAAATTTCAGAGCTGCTGCCAATTCCATTGGTTGGCAGCTGTTTGGAGTtctgtattttatcattaaGAGTCGTTTTGGATATCTTGGCTTGTAAGAGCTGTCCTTCCTTCTGGTCACCCTTACGTTTCCTGTTGCCTTGTTTTTCCACCCTAGAGGAGTAGCAGTTGTTGAAGTCATTTCTGTTCTTCAACTCTGGACCTGTTTTACCTGATGGTGTGGTGGAAGCTGGAGCAGAGATGCAGGGATGAGCACCACCATTGGAAGACCATGATGCACCAGTGTGTCCTTTCGACAACACCTCACCCTTCCCTGGCTCAATTAGCTTCTGCCAGTTTCGCAGAAGCTTCTTGGCTCTTTTTGCCAGGTCCTCATTCTTGGTTTTTTTCCGGACATCATTGATGAGCTTGCCAAGACGGGTTTCCTTCGAGGAAATAAGATTGGTGTTAAAAAGTGGTTGTGACTTGACTTCTGAAAAGATGGATtagaatgcattttattttgaaggcacaTATTGTACGTCTGAATTTAACCTACCTCCAGTGCCTCTTTGGTGATGGGATATTTctccaaaaaagaaatcacCTCCACAACTACCACCATGTTGCATATCTGCTGAAAagacacatacatttatatatatcacAATCCTGAAAACATTAGACGgcaacacaacaacagcatcCAAGTACAGCTATTTGTATGTAGACGTTACGGTTTGTGATTCAGAATCCTGTAGGCCAAATATGCATACACAAAAAGAGAGGCTATTTAAAGCCCAGTCCATAATTTGAATAGACTTTCAAATATGCACCTGTATGTCAAGAGACGGTGTACTCGTACTGGTTTCGGGCTCGATATGTCAAACTGAGACTGCATGCAAATGAAGCCATTTTAACGCACAAGAAGACCAAGTCAGATCTGCAATCAAGATAGAGGAAAAGTACCAACAATATCCGTCAGTTCGCTTTAGACTGGGCCTGTAACCAGCTCTGCGCCAACTATGGTTTGGTTTTATGTTGATATATACACCGTGAAATGATATAACTTCGTCTGCCATCAGAGATTTTACCATACCATTTATGCTGTGGTAGCCAACCCTTCAATATATCTTGTTGCAATGGACCATTATAGGCAATGTTTCATATCAAGAGAGGAATTGCTTTATGGcagtaattcattttttattttaaaaaaaaatatttttcttgctgaAGTACCTTGATTTATCAGATATTTAAATTTAAGCCATTCCTGTGAGTTGGTCAGAGAGACAtctttaaattcaaaaatgtcacaCTTTGGATGCCTCCAGGTTCTCAGGTGTGAgaatttgcagtttttcttggtcttacattGTAGTATCTTAAATATtttgggttttgtactgttGCTTGGACAAACTAAGACATTTGATGACGTCAGCTTGTGCTCTAGGATATTATGATGGGCCTCTTTCACTgtcttctgatgttttatagaccaaatgcttaattgaaaaataattatcagcagattaatcaataatgaaaataattgttaggtTATACAGACCTCTTATCACCTCTAGAAAATATCTAGAGGTGATAAGCGTAAAAAGAGTAGTACAGTGgcacaatatatacatatatatatatatatattgcataATTCAAACTGTACATTTCTCCAAGTTGCAAAATACTATCTCTAACTTCAGTCAATAATGGCGTTGATATTACAATGGTAATTTCACAGTACAGGAGAAATGGACAGCGTCCAGCAAAAGTTTGGTATTTTAAAGTCACAGTCTTAAACCTTTATAGGGTGTTGTCCAGTTTGATTGTACCATGGATCCTGCCAGTCTTTGAAAAGTGCTTTACCGTCCCATGGAAATCTCATCAGCTATATGTGGTTAGGgtggagatgtttttttttttaaatgttcattaaaCCTTGAGCTTACTGAAGCCCCCATTAATCAACACTTCTCCCACTAAAGGACACTTGCTTGCAGATTTACACTTCCTACCTGGCGGCTTAGTTAAAGTTATAGCTGCGAAGCACTGTGCATTTCATTGTACACAAATAAGCCAGTTTGTCTACATCAGTATTAGCCAACAGCGTTGTGTTAGCCAGGCTCCTAAATGCCTGGTATTAATTTCGCTAACAAGAGATGTTAGCCAGCTAATTAGCAAGCAAATAATAACTGGCCCATACACCGACTGCCTCCACTTATCACCCCTCTGCGGCGACCTGAAGGCGGCTCATTGTCCGCCTCTCTTCACCCAGTCCTAGCGGACATACTCACATTGCTCTGGCCGTCGATGGCCTGTAGCAGCCGGTCTCTCATCACCTGCGGAGTGGCTGTAGCCGCTGTCATCGCCTGGCGGTGTCGCGGGTCGGTTAGGACGGACTCAAGACAGCAGGATCCCCCCCGAAGAGGCGAGGCGGCGGTGGGAAACCTGCCGACACTCACAGGCCCGACGGAAGATCTTCTGTGGGAGTGGGCATCATGTTTTATGATGCGTTAAGCTTCGTTTTCGTTCGCCGCCGTCACGTTTTCAATATTTCGGACGACGAGAGCAGAAAGTCCTCTCCGGGAATCGGCTACCCCCCCTCAGCTGGTAGCCTCCTCCTCCACGGCCTTCTCATCGGGGTTTTTGTGAAGAGCCCGCGAAGAGCACGACGGGAGAATTTTACGTAACCGGCGTCAACTTGCGTCAATATTATTGTTCGCCGTGATGTGTCGGACAACAGTGTGGTCTGCTGTCACAACAGAGGTTCATCTTATTATATATTCGtatcacatattttattttttaaatttagaatcaGCTTTATCTGCCAAGTGTGTTGGTACATACAACGAATACGACAAAGCACCGATAACAACGTTCAGGAAGTTACACATGGacatacagcaaaaacaaggacaacGGAGCTgaacaaagataaataaacataaacgTATGACTTATATGAGCAACCCAGTAGGTaaaattcatttggaaaaaaaaagagataaaaaaaatcggACAAATATATACGGTtaagtgaaagacaaaaaaaaataaacatattacTATTATGTACACGCgagtaggtttaaaaaaatacacaacaatgGGCACAATATACAATACCTATATAGTAAGTAAGTCAACCAGTTTCTAAAACTGGAAACATGTGGTGCAGGTATGGAAGAGTGCAAGGAGTGCTGaatttattaaatgaataaacaatatatatatatatatatatatatatatatatatatatatatatatattttttttttttttttttttttcattagtaaGTATTATCCCCTGACAATTTTTGTCTGCCAGAAGTTCAAAAGCTAtatgtgacatgttttttgaAGTTCTTTGAAGAAATtgttattcattaaaaacatcaacaggacCATTTGCAACCATTTTGGTGTTGTACAGTGTACAGATTTTTAAGCGCCAGACATTTTTGATCATCGATTAGTTgtttgagacatttttaaagcaagaaTGTCAAACACCAGATGCATCCAGGTTCTCAGATGtgagaattttctgtttttctcgGTCTTACACTAtagtaaattaaacatttggggttttggactgttgcttggACAAACTAAGACATTTGATGGCGTCAGCTTGTGCTCTAGGATATTATGATGGGCCTCTTTCACTGTCTTCCGattttttatagaccaaatgattaatcgaaaaaataatcagctaaTTGATCAATACTGAAAGTAATCATTAGGTTATACTGCAGATATCTAGAGGGGAACACAtcagctcattattttatgTACAGCATcacagtatatattgtatagttcatactgtacatttctccAAGTTGGCAAATACTATCTCTAACCTCAGTCAATAATGCTGGTGAGATTACCATGGCAATTTCATAGTACAGAAGAAATGGACAGCGTCCAGCAAAAATTTGGTATTTTAAAGTCACAGTGTTAAACTTGAAAGACACAGTGAAAGAAAGGtctagtgaaaaaaaaaaatacacaaactaaagacagacaaaaattgTTAACAGAGGTATGTACGAGGCTTTTGGAATTTCTCCATACAGGTGAGGGATAAAAGGAATTGACAAAATTCTTTATGAAAGTTAAGAAAGGAGGATTTAGTTTCCTTGAATCTTAGACTTACTGAATTTGCCAAGTATGATGACAGTATTTAAGATTAGTTCACATCCTTTGTCTTTCAGTATGATACCAAAAATTATATGTGTTCTTTGGACTGCAACCTGGAActctttctcatttattttgggCCTGCAGATATATTCATTGAGTTTGGAAAGACCTTCGCAGTTAAAATTGTTACGcacaaatattttcttcaaaGATATTAGGCCCATATTTGGTTtctatttatataaatatagacaatgatatttcttttcttgtgaATTAAATACTTTCAAAAGTAGTAAAACTTTCATATTTATGAATGTAgatttacaattttaaaaaactgttccccacatttttgaatgtattactacatttattttctctgtttcttgtCATTTATCAATTCGTTCAATATTCACTGTCTTTGAGTCTGTTTTGAATGGATTTCTCTTCTCCTACTCTGTCACTTGATGGCAGTGCTGCCCTCttgcaaaaaaaatggaagaaaaattgACTGCACAGTGTTTGGATTCTACACAACGCACAAGTTTATTTGTAGTGCACCTTTCAACAACGAGGTAATTCAATTAGCTGTACATATGACATAAAGATATTAAAGCAAGACATAGGAAACAAGGCAATAAAAAGATACACATAAACAGGAttcaaaaagaggaaaacaaaacaaacagaaaaaaaataagataaatacaGTAAGATGAAACAATAGAATCAAAATTGCAGTTCAGCTACAGCACAGTGCCTGATGTGAATAAATGGTCccaaatttaattcaaaaaaagGCAGGGgctaacagaaacaaaacaacacaaggcTAACATAGTAGCTACCTTTAAAGAGttaaaggagaaagaaataatCTCCCATGACCTCTGGCACAGTTATTTCAAATTGGCCCAGTCCAAAGGTTCAAAATTTCCAGCGGACATCTGCTCACAGACCAGATATTGTAACTCTACACCCGTACAGTTTATTTCCATCCATACTGTCCATTCCAGCCACCAGTGGATTCAAAGGCGGACCTTTTTGCAATAAAGAGATAATAACCACAGTGCTGTGccctaaaataaaataacaaaagtgtAACCAACAGCCTTGTCACAGGGTGGTGCAAGGAGCCACGAGAGGACACAGGATTGGTAGCAAACCGATTTCCCCCAGCTGCCTCGAGCTGTCCCTGCATTGGGCAACAGTTCCCCCCGGTTTCTGCTGGCCCTGGAAGCTGTCAGTGCAGCCTTTCCCGATCCCGGCCGCACACAACGACTGCTGATGGCTCTTTTCctgctaaatgtgtgtgtaaggtTGCCAGCTTCCACTAGTACAAAACGCAGGTACAGTACGGCCACAGAAGAATagtgattgttttgtttaataataGTAACCTATGTTTGATTGTGTGAGGGATGGATTAAACCTGACTAAAACCCAAATTGCCTGCAGTTACCAACATCTCTGGAACTGCTCATTCTGCAGACAAACAATGTCCAGGTGTCAGATCAGTTATGCAAGTGCAACATACAAAAGCACCCAGTTtagaaaagtattaaaataactCGCTCCAAATCCCAAACAAAAAGCCTCATTAAGCAGCAACGCAGTAGTGACAGTTCATTCAAAGCTCAGTACCTGAGAGTTTGAACTTACACCACATTTTCAAGTTGAATCTGTTTACCCATTACTGAATAAACACTGGATATCTTGGATGGTTGCAACACTAAATGTATGGCTTCACCAAATACAAGTGATGAGGTGCTTCAACTAAGGTACTGAGTAAACGATCTGAATGCTTAtgtcaatgtgacatttcagtttttcctttttaataaatttgcaaaaaattctaaggTTcggtttttgctttgtcattatggggtattgagtgtagattggtggggaaaaaaaaagaatgtaaacaactgtagcataaggctgcaaataacaaaatgtgaaaaaagtgaaggggtctcaatactttctgaatgcagtgtagatatacagacgggtgacaacataaagtgtcttagtaaggtgttgggccaccacgagctgccagaacagcttcagttcaCCTTGACATTGATTGTACAAGTCTCTGTAGCTCTACAGGAGGGATGAAC
This genomic interval from Xiphias gladius isolate SHS-SW01 ecotype Sanya breed wild chromosome 6, ASM1685928v1, whole genome shotgun sequence contains the following:
- the LOC120791230 gene encoding mediator of RNA polymerase II transcription subunit 26-like isoform X2; the encoded protein is MTAATATPQVMRDRLLQAIDGQSNICNMVVVVEVISFLEKYPITKEALEETRLGKLINDVRKKTKNEDLAKRAKKLLRNWQKLIEPGKGEVLSKGHTGASWSSNGGAHPCISAPASTTPSGKTGPELKNRNDFNNCYSSRVEKQGNRKRKGDQKEGQLLQAKISKTTLNDKIQNSKQLPTNGIGSSSEIFTDSHAHQPLDKEVSEPLDNDRLNKIPVNAVKPHPSAQGFSKPLSTSSLLKASVLQQQARQEQAASGGQCRPRSPRCSLHSPQTPKQEAVVKQTAPQAQSGVSLSSPTVRPGSVENSGLGPSPQPINVCVQGLHTDGSWSADLNSQSRPSNTSLHNSTASSCSDRVSLEDEGAVSNTGKRKRQKYRPKDYVVNLDGQTVEDSTKPVRLKDRRLTFDPATGQIKPSFYKESCQEGEVRLGHRPEPQWSEQPKPKQNPPVPPSPFQQTDWKELSRSEIIQSYLSQQSNVLTSSGANTPGAHFFMTEFLKKEEHRSKDTKKTHVLAPERPAKDLPGVSREVNNEDLSRLHAQHWPGVNGCYDTKGNWYDWTECISLDPHGDENRLNILPYVCLD
- the LOC120791230 gene encoding mediator of RNA polymerase II transcription subunit 26-like isoform X3 → MVVVVEVISFLEKYPITKEALEETRLGKLINDVRKKTKNEDLAKRAKKLLRNWQKLIEPGKGEVLSKGHTGASWSSNGGAHPCISAPASTTPSGKTGPELKNRNDFNNCYSSRVEKQGNRKRKGDQKEGQLLQAKISKTTLNDKIQNSKQLPTNGIGSSSEIFTDSHAHQPLDKEVSEPLDNDRLNKIPVNAVKPHPSAQGFSKPLSTSSLLKASVLQQQARQEQAASGGQCRPRSPRCSLHSPQTPKQEAVVKQTAPQAQSGVSLSSPTVRPGSVENSGLGPSPQPINVCVQGLHTDGSWSADLNSQSRPSNTSLHNSTASSCSDRVSLEDEGAVSNTGKRKRQKYRPKDYVVNLDGQTVEDSTKPVRLKDRRLTFDPATGQIKPSFYKESCQEGEVRLGHRPEPQWSEQPKPKQNPPVPPSPFQQTDWKELSRSEIIQSYLSQQSNVLTSSGANTPGAHFFMTEFLKKEEHRSKDTKKTHVLAPERPAKDLPGVSREVNNEDLSRLHAQHWPGVNGCYDTKGNWYDWTECISLDPHGDENRLNILPYVCLD
- the LOC120791230 gene encoding mediator of RNA polymerase II transcription subunit 26-like isoform X1, with product MTAATATPQVMRDRLLQAIDGQSNQICNMVVVVEVISFLEKYPITKEALEETRLGKLINDVRKKTKNEDLAKRAKKLLRNWQKLIEPGKGEVLSKGHTGASWSSNGGAHPCISAPASTTPSGKTGPELKNRNDFNNCYSSRVEKQGNRKRKGDQKEGQLLQAKISKTTLNDKIQNSKQLPTNGIGSSSEIFTDSHAHQPLDKEVSEPLDNDRLNKIPVNAVKPHPSAQGFSKPLSTSSLLKASVLQQQARQEQAASGGQCRPRSPRCSLHSPQTPKQEAVVKQTAPQAQSGVSLSSPTVRPGSVENSGLGPSPQPINVCVQGLHTDGSWSADLNSQSRPSNTSLHNSTASSCSDRVSLEDEGAVSNTGKRKRQKYRPKDYVVNLDGQTVEDSTKPVRLKDRRLTFDPATGQIKPSFYKESCQEGEVRLGHRPEPQWSEQPKPKQNPPVPPSPFQQTDWKELSRSEIIQSYLSQQSNVLTSSGANTPGAHFFMTEFLKKEEHRSKDTKKTHVLAPERPAKDLPGVSREVNNEDLSRLHAQHWPGVNGCYDTKGNWYDWTECISLDPHGDENRLNILPYVCLD